A part of Limihaloglobus sulfuriphilus genomic DNA contains:
- a CDS encoding winged helix-turn-helix domain-containing protein, whose amino-acid sequence MKKSEIKINGLYLAKVTNRTVAVKITGKHAKEGWEALNTATGKKVHIKTPERLEGPAEPEKNTEPKAKAEKPKKAPQPKAGKKAKAKPSPKDKQKAPKKASLFEVALIILKDSDMAMSCAAIVEQAMEKDLWKPAKGGKTPANTLYATFLREIKNKGKDALVVKTLPGRFALKK is encoded by the coding sequence ATGAAAAAATCAGAGATTAAAATCAATGGACTCTACCTTGCAAAGGTTACCAACCGTACTGTAGCCGTCAAGATTACCGGCAAGCATGCAAAGGAAGGCTGGGAAGCACTTAACACCGCGACCGGCAAAAAGGTGCATATCAAGACGCCTGAGCGTTTAGAAGGCCCCGCCGAGCCGGAGAAGAATACTGAGCCAAAGGCCAAGGCAGAAAAGCCTAAGAAAGCACCGCAACCAAAGGCTGGCAAGAAGGCGAAGGCAAAACCGAGTCCCAAGGATAAGCAGAAGGCTCCGAAAAAAGCATCGCTTTTTGAGGTGGCATTAATAATCCTCAAGGATTCGGATATGGCGATGAGCTGTGCGGCGATAGTTGAGCAGGCAATGGAAAAGGACTTATGGAAGCCAGCAAAGGGCGGCAAGACCCCGGCGAACACGCTTTATGCAACTTTCCTGCGTGAGATTAAGAATAAGGGCAAGGATGCACTTGTTGTAAAGACGCTCCCCGGCAGGTTTGCTTTAAAGAAGTAG
- a CDS encoding NACHT domain-containing protein, translated as METLEQKKKQLSDEHFKIVKFLRDNELKNEILSDNLNTHLNEKEKVDVINLLKIIYKSFGLSQKSISEKKDMHSYHRFVSRTTGDLNRVLQSFCHNKTLHAIQLYFATYHSEKIKNIGCHLVCTTPKEVKVFKKYKNGSTKETTKVCSHEITPLEEALNFDSDLEQFRSELKQDAIDNLRDKLHGEKIEDYRPLELEIGTFDEKKNTAEKSFIDHNRDWKPFHRDMLLDLQGRYILTSDTGRGKTTFLRRLQLDIIKKDNGLIPIYLHVSEISDFNLGKKKFESFLRNLSDLFKDYVKDAKSFLLKNKDKIVFLIDGLDQIPGVGSAYINAADEILKTISNRLVLTSRPFAITQLEQNRDLAFLRLKPFSPDLIEEYYGDHYDIAIDLCHRCREMLSIPMLAYMVRLLIIEGQAGGVDNRTQLYERFIDYLFDPQEYKHENLNISESKLLEIRRSYEKLSYDAINNEPPDLQQIPFDLAHYSASVEVDILLKLGLSQLYEIRRKEREKILYFSHQSFQEYLAAVHISEHEDLIAKVLNEKWNPKWKEVLRFLVGLNQVKGNEIIDRILNENDFFFRPKLLLAAKLVPETKVPLATQNIIYDRLLKVPKFPGFFPDLANALYQSNYTRFYSMIRSLIDHGEIDQAVDFLSHLHAMSYDNATEDRIIHKLQYYSYENIIHIVKNIDIQKLNRNNQKKIIFSLINCIKLGDNTTSFSAAKILNDTQIDESILHRLLPCLEHENPNVVIKIINLLGKTEFQHDELTLHLLRKLKDTNPNIVFETMVTCRKLKLFDLDISEMISSKIYDDHLSYAVIPYVLYQVYHKHGIEQVTAKILELSKLNIYHISHIILTYLKANGLEWLISHDIRCALLQEPHTAKKIDNNTPPIKLDHVTMDKKMESTIQPTFVSDQQIVKDKIFEKLERQLRFDAPDIVIETLGEIVCLETCGNTETARIALLMLNENPEIATEALYTILDLDLFNSIQPRILCEAIDTPDYKLAEELLFAIGRYKYYDKNIIEKIFSKFMDISAILYKPFGYNKSELSFYTDTNFACYHYGYSLFKSLYSNNCIFLNEIRCLLQHNQND; from the coding sequence ATGGAAACTCTTGAACAGAAAAAAAAACAGCTTTCAGATGAGCACTTTAAAATTGTCAAGTTTTTACGAGACAATGAGTTAAAAAACGAAATCCTTAGCGACAACCTAAACACCCATCTTAATGAAAAGGAAAAGGTTGATGTAATAAACCTGCTCAAAATCATATACAAATCGTTTGGATTGTCTCAAAAATCGATTAGTGAAAAAAAGGACATGCACAGTTACCACAGATTTGTTTCACGCACAACAGGTGATTTGAATCGAGTCTTGCAAAGTTTTTGTCACAATAAAACTTTGCACGCTATCCAACTCTATTTTGCTACGTACCATTCTGAAAAAATCAAAAATATTGGTTGCCATCTTGTTTGCACTACTCCTAAAGAAGTTAAAGTATTTAAAAAATACAAAAATGGCAGTACTAAAGAAACCACAAAGGTCTGCTCACATGAGATAACACCACTTGAAGAAGCACTGAACTTCGATTCAGATTTAGAACAATTTCGATCTGAGTTGAAACAGGATGCGATTGACAATTTGAGAGATAAGTTACATGGTGAGAAAATTGAAGATTACAGACCTTTGGAGCTTGAGATCGGCACATTCGATGAAAAGAAAAACACGGCAGAAAAATCGTTCATTGATCATAACCGAGATTGGAAGCCATTTCATCGAGATATGCTTCTTGATTTGCAAGGAAGGTATATCCTAACATCAGATACAGGCAGAGGAAAGACAACTTTCTTAAGACGTCTTCAACTTGATATCATCAAAAAAGACAATGGATTAATTCCTATCTATTTACATGTAAGTGAAATATCTGATTTCAACTTAGGTAAGAAAAAGTTTGAAAGCTTTCTGCGAAATTTATCTGATTTGTTTAAGGACTACGTGAAAGACGCTAAAAGTTTCCTTTTAAAAAATAAAGATAAAATTGTTTTTCTAATTGATGGCCTTGATCAAATTCCCGGGGTTGGATCAGCCTATATAAATGCAGCTGATGAAATTTTAAAGACAATAAGTAATAGACTTGTCTTAACCTCAAGGCCATTTGCAATAACACAATTAGAACAAAATAGAGATTTAGCTTTTCTTAGGCTCAAACCATTTAGCCCAGATTTAATTGAAGAATATTATGGTGATCACTACGACATAGCAATTGACCTCTGTCATCGCTGTAGAGAAATGTTATCAATTCCAATGTTGGCTTACATGGTACGCTTATTAATTATTGAGGGGCAAGCTGGAGGAGTAGATAACCGCACACAGCTATATGAACGCTTTATTGATTACTTATTTGACCCACAAGAATACAAACATGAAAACTTGAATATTAGTGAGAGCAAATTACTTGAGATACGACGTTCATATGAAAAACTGTCTTATGATGCGATCAATAATGAGCCGCCAGATTTACAACAAATACCTTTTGATTTGGCTCATTACTCGGCAAGTGTTGAAGTTGATATTTTATTAAAATTAGGGCTATCACAACTTTATGAGATAAGAAGAAAAGAAAGGGAAAAAATACTATACTTTTCCCACCAGTCTTTCCAGGAATACCTTGCCGCTGTCCACATAAGCGAACATGAAGATTTGATTGCGAAGGTACTTAATGAAAAATGGAATCCAAAATGGAAAGAAGTCTTACGTTTCCTTGTAGGCTTGAATCAAGTAAAAGGCAATGAAATTATTGATAGAATACTTAACGAAAATGACTTTTTTTTCAGGCCAAAGCTTTTACTGGCTGCCAAATTAGTGCCTGAGACAAAAGTTCCTTTAGCTACCCAAAATATCATTTATGACAGATTATTAAAAGTTCCTAAATTTCCAGGCTTTTTCCCTGATCTTGCAAATGCCCTATACCAATCAAATTATACTAGATTTTATTCGATGATAAGAAGCTTAATAGATCACGGAGAGATAGACCAAGCTGTGGACTTTTTATCTCATTTACATGCGATGAGCTACGACAATGCAACAGAGGACAGAATCATCCATAAGTTACAATATTATTCATATGAAAATATTATTCACATAGTAAAAAACATTGACATTCAAAAGCTTAATAGAAACAACCAAAAAAAGATTATTTTTTCATTAATAAACTGTATCAAACTCGGGGATAATACTACATCATTTTCTGCAGCAAAAATACTTAACGACACCCAAATTGATGAATCTATTTTGCACAGACTTCTACCTTGTCTTGAACATGAAAACCCTAATGTTGTAATTAAAATAATCAATCTCTTGGGTAAAACAGAATTTCAACATGACGAACTAACACTCCACTTACTTAGAAAACTCAAAGACACAAATCCAAATATAGTTTTTGAAACAATGGTTACATGTAGAAAGCTAAAGTTATTCGATCTTGATATATCAGAAATGATTTCTTCTAAGATTTATGATGATCATCTATCTTACGCAGTTATACCTTACGTACTCTACCAAGTTTACCACAAACATGGCATAGAACAAGTTACAGCAAAAATCTTAGAATTAAGTAAATTAAACATTTACCATATAAGTCACATTATCCTTACATATCTAAAAGCAAATGGACTTGAATGGCTCATATCCCATGATATTCGCTGTGCCCTATTGCAAGAACCGCATACCGCAAAAAAGATAGATAACAACACTCCACCTATCAAACTAGATCATGTGACTATGGATAAAAAGATGGAATCAACAATACAACCAACGTTTGTTTCTGATCAACAAATTGTAAAAGATAAAATATTTGAAAAGCTGGAAAGACAATTGAGATTCGACGCCCCTGATATTGTAATAGAAACTTTGGGGGAAATAGTCTGTTTGGAGACATGTGGAAACACTGAAACTGCTCGTATTGCATTGTTGATGTTAAACGAAAACCCTGAAATCGCAACCGAAGCACTCTATACAATACTTGACTTGGATCTCTTTAATTCCATTCAACCTCGTATACTTTGTGAAGCTATCGACACTCCAGATTACAAATTAGCGGAAGAACTGCTGTTTGCAATAGGTAGATACAAATATTACGATAAGAATATTATAGAAAAAATATTTTCAAAATTTATGGATATCTCTGCAATTCTATATAAGCCATTTGGTTATAATAAGAGCGAATTATCATTCTATACTGACACAAATTTTGCTTGCTATCATTATGGATATTCATTATTTAAATCACTATATTCAAATAACTGTATTTTTTTGAATGAAATAAGATGTTTGTTGCAACATAATCAGAATGATTAA
- a CDS encoding ATP-binding protein, translated as MSIPLALLEENARKIRALEQELRENELLSDPKIQFLLKTINEARNQRIFDSKLEHLFEFLKMFNTDAQRTYDSFRPYGPEVLLNQGDLHLLDQMDGVKFSIDPDKLLTGALVLGPQGMGKSRLITSICKQLSIIRPDIKVLILDPKNGFSSLSVFRHLDLGKMSFDLSSPLGVEQDNYITEFMPILANITSVIFGVDFFNRAVDDSLSQLRGYGGDTTLCLKDIYESLAKFKPKSFRTQGYLDAAKFGLSQLLGPSNIFSCRKGLSLDWLFGENTVINARCLTGEVECKGLLNYLLFWLYQKYRNVSETKVIKHLLIIDDSTRFVGVPNTFHSEKRTSPLGHILAVLRSAGVAVMFATQIPSQIDPAVLALSRNMFVVGNINGENNLRVLQSYMSLTPEQKSSILRFQKRESLAFISGSAWSRPVHGWVPFVPDEAEGDVNITDCSNMIVPWHSLTEVPKSEAPKPIKQVSNVNTALDKLLLDCIHYPYSKVREHIDRMGVSVRVYETAVNSALQEGYLLHSMSGKSVYLIPTKQTYDKFNVPVPYERSVSVEHSFYVGLAAHLSKQCKGLKVQTETPAGQKGATIDVTLINGKAEMFAVEITLNTGNLLSNAAKLQDTSYKKIVWLTKDAASAKAVKAYFNKITSLPNELIDKFEYSHFSKFNSFLKKGIV; from the coding sequence ATGAGTATACCGTTGGCACTACTTGAAGAAAATGCTCGTAAGATCAGAGCTCTTGAACAAGAATTGCGAGAAAATGAGCTGCTGAGTGATCCAAAGATACAATTTCTGCTTAAGACCATAAATGAGGCTCGTAACCAAAGAATTTTTGATTCAAAATTAGAGCATCTTTTCGAGTTTCTTAAAATGTTTAATACCGATGCACAGAGAACCTACGATAGTTTTCGACCATACGGGCCCGAAGTGCTGTTAAATCAGGGAGATTTGCATCTGCTTGATCAGATGGATGGCGTTAAGTTTTCCATTGATCCGGATAAACTGCTTACCGGAGCCTTAGTTTTAGGTCCGCAGGGTATGGGTAAATCACGACTTATAACCTCTATTTGTAAGCAGTTATCAATAATACGTCCTGATATAAAAGTACTGATTCTTGACCCTAAAAATGGTTTTAGCAGCTTATCGGTTTTTAGACATTTAGACCTTGGTAAGATGTCATTTGATTTATCATCTCCTTTGGGAGTGGAGCAGGATAATTATATTACTGAGTTTATGCCAATTCTTGCAAATATCACTTCTGTCATCTTCGGGGTAGACTTTTTTAACAGAGCAGTTGATGATTCTCTTTCTCAGCTTCGTGGGTATGGTGGCGATACCACTCTTTGCTTAAAAGATATTTATGAATCTTTGGCTAAGTTCAAGCCAAAGAGTTTTCGTACTCAAGGCTATCTTGATGCAGCCAAATTTGGCTTATCCCAGTTACTCGGCCCTTCAAATATCTTCAGTTGCAGAAAAGGTCTCTCATTAGATTGGTTGTTTGGCGAAAACACTGTTATAAATGCCCGTTGCCTTACCGGCGAGGTTGAATGTAAAGGTCTCTTAAATTACCTCCTCTTTTGGCTTTATCAGAAATATAGGAATGTTTCTGAAACAAAGGTAATCAAGCATCTTTTAATTATCGATGACAGTACGAGGTTTGTAGGTGTTCCCAACACCTTCCACTCCGAGAAAAGAACGTCTCCGTTAGGGCATATATTAGCCGTTCTTAGATCAGCAGGAGTTGCTGTTATGTTTGCAACTCAAATTCCATCACAGATTGACCCGGCAGTATTGGCACTTAGCCGAAATATGTTTGTTGTTGGTAACATCAATGGAGAAAATAACCTGCGTGTACTCCAAAGTTATATGTCACTCACGCCGGAACAAAAGAGCAGTATCCTGCGGTTCCAAAAACGTGAATCCCTTGCGTTTATCTCAGGTTCAGCATGGTCAAGGCCTGTCCACGGCTGGGTTCCCTTTGTTCCCGATGAGGCGGAAGGTGATGTGAATATCACGGATTGCTCTAACATGATCGTACCCTGGCATTCTCTGACTGAGGTTCCAAAAAGTGAGGCCCCAAAACCCATAAAGCAGGTTTCCAATGTTAATACCGCACTTGATAAACTGCTCTTAGACTGTATTCATTATCCATATTCCAAGGTTAGAGAACACATTGATCGGATGGGAGTTTCGGTTCGTGTGTATGAAACTGCCGTGAATTCTGCTTTACAGGAAGGTTATCTACTTCATTCAATGTCAGGCAAGAGTGTGTATTTGATTCCCACAAAACAGACATATGATAAATTCAATGTTCCTGTCCCTTATGAGCGAAGCGTGAGTGTTGAACACTCGTTTTATGTTGGTTTAGCAGCACACTTGTCAAAACAGTGTAAAGGATTAAAGGTTCAGACAGAAACTCCTGCTGGCCAAAAAGGGGCAACAATAGATGTTACCCTGATAAATGGGAAAGCTGAGATGTTTGCGGTAGAAATCACTCTCAATACCGGCAACCTGCTAAGCAATGCCGCTAAATTGCAGGATACCTCATATAAGAAAATAGTATGGTTGACTAAGGATGCTGCATCGGCGAAGGCTGTTAAGGCCTACTTCAATAAAATTACTTCATTGCCAAATGAACTTATCGATAAGTTTGAGTATTCACATTTCAGTAAATTTAATTCATTTCTAAAGAAAGGCATAGTATGA
- a CDS encoding HesA/MoeB/ThiF family protein produces the protein MKKKIIRFTTDYYKVLTNHLAESGSDESFIYGLFSRAMTNDCMTYICKQLVVPDREELKNQSSVSIEPDQVYQALVYSLAFDQGLSILDTHTHPFSTKARFSGIDNHHGMANASYISANFPKTTEMGMIVFGRGFDNFEARIWDRKNERFEPVNRIEVLGSPTMILRYDVNDAKGGKDDPYARHRIIPGWKQGLLEDTKVFVGGLGGNGALVFESLLALGVGSHSGWIKACDPDILEASNLPRIPYARPKDIGETKAKIAQAYAKHRGHKTNVECYTEPLDDAKMLECIKEANVIIGCIDNDGARQTLNSLASRYMVPYIDLGTEIIPEDDKYESIGQIQVFLPGRTGCLMCSGSIDPSSAALDKMDDEAKAQYAQAGYVRGTNSTPTPSVLHLNGVTCHLAISQLVRMLFADGINGKEYLHYNAREASMFTASVDRNDNCPVCGRRGYLGCGDVREISLKSIIPPRPCVSRGIDSPKVGKAVELADNAENEDTRAQVEATEVIEAQVGPQETQ, from the coding sequence ATGAAAAAGAAAATAATACGATTTACTACTGATTATTACAAAGTTCTGACAAATCATCTAGCTGAATCAGGCTCAGATGAAAGTTTTATCTACGGCTTGTTTTCAAGGGCTATGACTAATGATTGCATGACCTATATCTGCAAACAGTTGGTTGTGCCTGACCGTGAGGAACTCAAGAACCAGTCTTCGGTGTCAATTGAGCCGGATCAGGTGTATCAGGCTTTAGTTTACAGTCTTGCCTTTGATCAGGGACTCTCAATTCTTGATACCCATACGCACCCCTTTAGTACAAAGGCACGGTTCAGCGGGATTGACAACCATCACGGTATGGCGAACGCCAGTTATATCTCGGCAAATTTCCCTAAAACCACTGAGATGGGAATGATTGTTTTTGGTCGCGGTTTTGACAACTTTGAGGCCAGAATCTGGGACAGGAAAAACGAGAGGTTTGAACCAGTCAACCGGATTGAGGTTTTGGGGTCTCCGACCATGATTCTACGTTACGATGTTAACGATGCCAAGGGCGGCAAGGACGACCCCTATGCCCGCCACCGCATCATTCCAGGCTGGAAGCAGGGGCTACTTGAGGATACAAAAGTCTTTGTCGGCGGTCTTGGCGGTAACGGTGCACTGGTATTTGAAAGCCTGCTGGCTCTTGGTGTAGGGAGCCATTCCGGCTGGATCAAGGCATGTGATCCGGACATCCTTGAAGCCTCAAATCTGCCTCGCATTCCTTATGCACGTCCCAAAGATATCGGGGAAACTAAGGCAAAGATTGCACAGGCTTATGCAAAACACCGTGGGCATAAGACAAATGTTGAGTGTTATACCGAGCCGCTTGATGATGCGAAGATGCTGGAATGTATAAAGGAAGCCAATGTTATTATCGGTTGTATCGATAACGATGGGGCAAGACAGACGCTCAATAGCCTTGCGTCAAGATATATGGTTCCATACATCGATCTTGGCACTGAGATTATTCCCGAGGACGACAAGTATGAGTCAATCGGTCAGATTCAGGTGTTTCTACCCGGAAGAACCGGATGTCTTATGTGTTCGGGGTCAATTGACCCATCAAGTGCAGCGCTGGATAAGATGGATGATGAGGCAAAAGCTCAGTACGCACAGGCAGGCTATGTCAGAGGAACTAATTCGACTCCGACCCCATCAGTGCTTCATCTTAATGGTGTTACCTGTCATCTGGCTATTTCTCAACTTGTCAGGATGCTATTTGCAGACGGCATTAACGGTAAAGAATACCTGCATTACAATGCAAGGGAAGCTTCCATGTTCACAGCATCGGTTGATCGTAATGATAATTGTCCGGTATGTGGCAGGCGTGGTTATCTTGGCTGTGGTGATGTTCGTGAGATATCATTAAAAAGCATTATCCCTCCAAGGCCATGTGTATCGCGAGGTATTGACTCTCCAAAGGTTGGCAAGGCGGTTGAGCTGGCAGATAATGCAGAAAACGAAGATACCAGGGCTCAGGTCGAAGCAACCGAAGTAATCGAAGCTCAGGTAGGGCCCCAGGAAACCCAATAG
- a CDS encoding helix-turn-helix domain-containing protein: MSDGKHIIAATWPPRPEKFPDLMTSIEAAMYLRLDEIGQSQKQALRNLKFWRDRGELRATRYVRNVWFLRSQLDKFLENKTEI, translated from the coding sequence ATGAGTGATGGTAAACATATTATTGCTGCTACCTGGCCTCCAAGGCCTGAAAAATTCCCCGACTTAATGACTTCTATTGAGGCTGCGATGTATTTGCGGCTTGACGAAATCGGTCAGTCCCAAAAACAAGCCTTGCGGAATCTCAAATTCTGGCGTGACAGGGGCGAGCTTAGGGCTACGCGGTATGTCAGGAATGTGTGGTTTTTGCGCTCACAGCTGGATAAGTTCCTGGAAAACAAGACCGAGATATGA
- a CDS encoding E2/UBC family protein, translating to MRLSCVYNISLDDTERNLYVDNFNLPPGYNTGVIRVLLALPTNYPESPPGVGSSRVFVPSMLRYNNKVPKDFHRDVGPPGWSWWCYESIAWNSSSDDLITFFELLRAHMTKPPTRG from the coding sequence ATGCGATTATCTTGTGTGTACAACATCAGTCTTGATGACACTGAACGAAACCTTTATGTAGATAATTTCAATCTGCCTCCAGGTTATAATACGGGTGTTATTAGAGTCCTTTTGGCACTCCCGACGAACTACCCTGAAAGTCCCCCGGGCGTGGGTAGTTCCAGGGTGTTTGTTCCAAGTATGCTCAGGTATAATAATAAGGTACCAAAAGATTTCCATAGAGATGTCGGCCCGCCGGGGTGGAGCTGGTGGTGCTATGAAAGCATTGCCTGGAACTCATCTTCGGATGATTTAATCACTTTTTTTGAATTGTTACGGGCACACATGACAAAGCCCCCAACGAGAGGATAA
- a CDS encoding tyrosine-type recombinase/integrase — protein sequence MAYEKVGVYPKWLEPVPKDKHGKPIARELWHRKRRHNWAVRWKNCHGKRYGKVFKTKKEAERFAGELQAKVYMGKADRPKKVSLRNFRLEHEKIIFGQVSYATYMEHKNILRIFEKFIGEAVELKNILPRDAEAFIADRLASNELSVSTVNKYLRTLKSIFNKAIDPRGYLPEGSNPFSRIKPRRVTDKPKRYVTIKEYLALKDAAVNKWWKTFIAVAYSSGLRLNEILHLTWNNIDFVNQRINVEARKSKDNIISWEPKGRRNRVVPIAEDAIKLLVDMQIDCPEGHPYIFITPERLQTILERKRSGDWHERSWVVNNVGANFSKIQKRAGIAKATIHDLRRSAITNWASALPFQAVHKLAGHSSISTTMGFYLSVREEDLATAGNLLDKMLNKELTQVTPK from the coding sequence ATGGCATATGAAAAAGTTGGCGTATACCCAAAATGGCTTGAGCCAGTGCCAAAGGATAAACATGGCAAACCAATCGCAAGAGAGTTGTGGCATCGCAAGCGGCGGCACAACTGGGCAGTGCGATGGAAAAACTGTCATGGAAAACGATACGGCAAGGTGTTCAAGACCAAAAAAGAAGCCGAAAGATTTGCCGGTGAACTTCAGGCGAAGGTTTACATGGGCAAGGCTGACAGACCTAAAAAGGTAAGTCTGCGGAATTTCAGGCTTGAGCACGAAAAGATAATTTTCGGGCAGGTGAGTTACGCCACATATATGGAACATAAGAATATTTTACGGATCTTTGAAAAGTTCATAGGTGAGGCGGTAGAATTAAAGAACATACTGCCCCGTGACGCGGAAGCATTTATTGCAGACAGACTTGCATCTAATGAGTTATCTGTTTCCACGGTCAATAAATACTTACGAACCCTAAAAAGTATCTTCAATAAGGCTATTGACCCACGAGGTTATCTGCCCGAGGGCAGCAATCCTTTTAGCAGGATTAAACCCCGCAGGGTAACTGATAAGCCTAAGCGATACGTGACCATTAAAGAGTATCTTGCCCTGAAGGATGCGGCTGTAAATAAGTGGTGGAAAACTTTCATCGCTGTTGCATACAGCAGTGGGCTTCGTCTCAATGAGATACTTCATTTGACCTGGAATAACATTGATTTTGTAAATCAGCGGATTAATGTTGAGGCAAGGAAATCAAAAGATAACATTATCTCATGGGAGCCAAAGGGCAGACGTAATCGCGTAGTTCCGATAGCTGAAGATGCAATAAAACTGTTGGTTGATATGCAAATAGATTGCCCAGAAGGCCATCCTTACATATTTATTACCCCAGAACGGCTTCAAACTATATTGGAACGAAAGCGTTCCGGAGATTGGCACGAGAGGTCATGGGTAGTAAACAATGTTGGGGCTAATTTCAGCAAAATCCAAAAACGTGCAGGAATTGCCAAAGCCACTATTCATGATCTACGCAGAAGTGCGATTACGAACTGGGCCTCGGCTTTGCCGTTTCAGGCGGTGCATAAATTGGCAGGGCACAGCAGTATATCTACTACGATGGGCTTTTATTTGAGCGTTCGCGAGGAAGATTTGGCTACGGCCGGTAATCTTTTAGACAAGATGCTTAATAAAGAGCTAACGCAAGTGACACCAAAGTGA